TGCCCAGCGGCGCCTGGCTCAGATCCAGTTCCGGAAAGAACTGCTGCATACCAGAGCGTAGTGCGGCCTCGCGCACCGTGGTGCCGGCCGGTACGGACAAGCGCAGCAGCTTCTGCCGCTCGGCAAGGGCGTAGACCACCTCAATGGCAATACTGGGCTTATCCATACAACTGCTTGGCTCGCTGGCAGAAGGCATCGACCATGGTATTGGCCGCCTGATTGAACAGCGGCCCCAGCGTGGCACGCACCAGCGGCCCGGCGTAGTCGAAGGTCAGGTCCAGGCTGATCTTGCAGGCCTTGTCACCCAGCGCCTTGAACTCCCAGACGCCATGGAGACTGGTGAAAGGTCCTTCCTGCAGATTCATCTCGATACGCTGCCCTGGCTGCAGCACATTGCGCGTGACGAAGCGCTGACCGATGCTGCCCTTGGCCACTTCGAGGCTGGCCAGCATATGCGTCTCGCTGACCTCCAATACCTCACTGGCGCGGCACCAGGGCAGAAACTGCGGGTAACCGGCAACATCGTTGACGAGATCAAACAGTGCCTGCGCCGGATAAGGCAGTAACGCCGAACGCTGAATTCGAGTAGCCATTTACTTGCTCAGCTCCGCGATGAAAACGATCAGGACGCCGATTGGCG
The genomic region above belongs to Pseudomonas sediminis and contains:
- a CDS encoding type II toxin-antitoxin system RatA family toxin, with product MATRIQRSALLPYPAQALFDLVNDVAGYPQFLPWCRASEVLEVSETHMLASLEVAKGSIGQRFVTRNVLQPGQRIEMNLQEGPFTSLHGVWEFKALGDKACKISLDLTFDYAGPLVRATLGPLFNQAANTMVDAFCQRAKQLYG
- a CDS encoding RnfH family protein, which gives rise to MDKPSIAIEVVYALAERQKLLRLSVPAGTTVREAALRSGMQQFFPELDLSQAPLGIFGKAVGKPEERVLEEGERVEIYRPLIADPKEVRKQRAAKAKAREEGEEPA